The following coding sequences are from one Streptomyces sp. NBC_01485 window:
- a CDS encoding VOC family protein, translating into MDLKLHQCFVAVDDHDKALHFYVEVLGLEVRNDVSFEGMRWVTVGSPLQPDVNIVLEPPGANPDFSPADREAMARLLAKGVLRGVIFTTADCDALHARVREAGVEVLQEPTDQPYGVRDCAFRDPAGNMLRFMERTT; encoded by the coding sequence ATGGACCTCAAACTTCACCAGTGTTTCGTCGCCGTCGACGACCATGACAAGGCCCTGCACTTCTACGTCGAGGTGCTCGGTCTCGAAGTCCGCAACGACGTGTCGTTCGAGGGGATGCGGTGGGTGACCGTCGGGTCGCCGCTGCAGCCGGACGTGAACATCGTGCTGGAGCCGCCGGGTGCGAACCCGGACTTCTCCCCCGCCGACCGGGAGGCGATGGCCCGGCTGCTCGCCAAGGGCGTGCTGCGCGGGGTCATCTTCACCACCGCCGACTGCGACGCGCTGCACGCGCGCGTGCGGGAGGCCGGCGTCGAGGTGCTCCAGGAGCCGACGGACCAGCCGTACGGCGTGCGCGACTGCGCGTTCCGGGACCCGGCGGGCAACATGCTGCGCTTCATGGAACGGACCACGTGA
- a CDS encoding CGNR zinc finger domain-containing protein, translated as MELAYYSDYAVRLVNSEEPARGKDSLTSVEAVRALFGGNRSAGRRAADADVTRFRSVRGRLRAVFEAADGGDETLAVDLLNSLLLEFPVSPQISGHDVRDDDGRPLWHMHLADHPSNATAGYAAIAAMGLAFHLTEYGVDRLGLCEASPCRNAYLDTSTNRSRRYCSDRCATRANVAAYRARKRLEADRTAGTGLAADSAQRTSASGER; from the coding sequence GTGGAACTGGCCTATTACTCCGACTACGCCGTGCGTCTCGTCAACAGCGAGGAGCCGGCCCGGGGCAAGGACTCCCTGACCTCGGTCGAGGCCGTCCGCGCCCTCTTCGGCGGCAACCGGTCGGCGGGCCGCCGGGCCGCCGACGCCGACGTCACCCGCTTCCGCTCGGTCCGGGGCCGGCTGCGCGCGGTCTTCGAGGCGGCCGACGGCGGCGACGAGACCCTCGCGGTGGACCTGCTGAACTCGCTCCTCCTGGAGTTCCCGGTGAGCCCGCAGATCTCCGGCCACGACGTCCGCGACGACGACGGCCGCCCGCTGTGGCACATGCACCTGGCCGACCACCCGTCGAACGCGACGGCGGGCTACGCGGCCATCGCGGCGATGGGCCTGGCCTTCCACCTCACCGAGTACGGCGTCGACCGCCTGGGCCTCTGTGAGGCGAGCCCCTGCCGCAACGCCTACCTCGACACGTCCACGAACCGCTCCCGGCGCTACTGCTCCGACCGCTGCGCGACCCGCGCCAACGTGGCCGCCTACCGCGCCCGCAAGCGCCTGGAGGCGGACCGGACGGCCGGCACGGGCCTCGCCGCCGACAGCGCCCAGCGCACCAGCGCCAGCGGCGAGCGCTGA
- a CDS encoding VOC family protein, with the protein MTRPIHQACPAPPASPVRLVHPVRWAYAFVDRPAAHFDRACGFWTAVTDTDLSELRGGDGEFATLLAAGADACVKVQAVADGVGGAHLDLAVEDVPGFVEEALKLGAETAAVHEGWAVLRSPAGQLFCAVPWRGESVRPPVVSGSRLDQVCLDVPPTAFEAEVAFWSGLLPDWSARPGSRPEFHVVEPPPGPPIRILLQRLDEERPEERGSASAHLDLACGADVDAVRVRHERLGAVLVARHPHWTVLRDPAGGLYCLTGRDAQTGGLPRGHA; encoded by the coding sequence ATGACCCGTCCGATTCATCAGGCTTGTCCCGCGCCTCCGGCTTCTCCGGTTCGTCTGGTTCATCCGGTCCGCTGGGCCTACGCCTTCGTCGACCGGCCCGCCGCGCACTTCGATCGGGCCTGCGGCTTCTGGACCGCCGTCACGGACACGGACCTGTCCGAACTCCGGGGCGGGGACGGGGAGTTCGCGACCCTGCTGGCGGCGGGCGCCGACGCCTGCGTCAAGGTCCAGGCGGTCGCGGACGGCGTCGGCGGCGCGCATCTCGACCTCGCCGTCGAGGACGTGCCGGGCTTCGTCGAGGAGGCACTGAAGCTGGGGGCGGAGACGGCCGCCGTGCACGAGGGCTGGGCCGTACTGCGTTCCCCCGCCGGGCAGTTGTTCTGCGCGGTGCCGTGGCGCGGCGAGTCCGTACGGCCGCCCGTGGTGTCCGGCAGCCGCCTCGACCAGGTGTGCCTCGACGTCCCGCCGACGGCGTTCGAGGCCGAAGTCGCCTTCTGGAGCGGCCTGTTGCCCGACTGGTCGGCCCGGCCGGGATCGCGGCCCGAGTTCCACGTGGTCGAGCCCCCTCCCGGCCCGCCGATCCGCATCCTGCTCCAGCGACTCGACGAGGAGCGGCCGGAGGAGCGGGGTTCGGCCTCCGCGCATCTCGACCTGGCCTGCGGTGCGGACGTCGACGCCGTGCGCGTACGGCACGAGCGGCTCGGCGCGGTCCTGGTCGCCCGCCACCCCCACTGGACGGTGCTGCGCGACCCGGCGGGCGGCCTGTACTGCCTCACCGGGCGCGACGCGCAGACGGGCGGACTGCCGCGGGGCCACGCGTAG
- the sodN gene encoding superoxide dismutase, Ni, protein MLSRLFAPKVKVSAHCDLPCGVYDPAQARIEAESVKAVQEKMAANDDPHFQARATVIKEQRAELAKHHVSVLWSDYFKPPHFEKYPELHVLVNDALKALSAAKASTDPKTGEKALELIAEIDRIFWETKKA, encoded by the coding sequence ATGCTTTCCCGCCTGTTTGCCCCCAAGGTCAAGGTCAGCGCACACTGCGACCTGCCCTGCGGTGTGTACGACCCGGCCCAGGCCCGCATCGAGGCGGAGTCGGTGAAGGCCGTCCAGGAAAAGATGGCCGCCAACGACGACCCGCACTTCCAGGCGCGCGCCACCGTCATCAAGGAGCAGCGCGCCGAGCTGGCGAAGCACCACGTCTCCGTGCTGTGGAGCGACTACTTCAAGCCCCCGCACTTCGAGAAGTACCCGGAGCTCCACGTCCTGGTCAACGACGCCCTGAAGGCCCTCTCGGCCGCCAAGGCGTCGACGGACCCGAAGACCGGCGAGAAGGCCCTGGAGCTCATCGCCGAGATCGACAGGATCTTCTGGGAAACGAAGAAGGCCTGA
- a CDS encoding catalase family peroxidase: MDDRSPSPLARTAVDAIEHVSGTYPGHRRVHARGLCFDATFTPTGKAASLTTADHLQSDPTPVVVRFSNSNTNPTVPDGVRAGRGLAARFLLPDGTATDLVSVNLPVFFAATPEQFVELLDALEKDPATGAPDPAKVQAYAAAHPTAALGLREAGRMPIPVSYGTALYWAIHTFIWVDAQGERHPVRYRWEPDAGLQELTVENAADEDPEYLAEELVQRLADGPVGFTLHVQLGQDDDPTDDPTKPWPTDRPEIIAGHLRVTAPVADQEHWAAQVYDPTRITPGIELSDDPVLAFRSQAYAVSYERRAGGR, encoded by the coding sequence ATGGATGACCGCTCTCCCTCCCCCCTGGCCCGCACGGCCGTCGACGCCATCGAGCACGTCAGCGGCACATACCCCGGCCACCGGCGCGTGCACGCCCGGGGCCTGTGCTTCGACGCCACTTTCACTCCTACCGGCAAGGCCGCCTCCCTCACCACGGCGGACCATCTCCAGTCGGACCCGACGCCCGTCGTCGTGCGCTTCTCGAACTCCAACACCAACCCGACCGTGCCCGACGGGGTCCGGGCCGGCCGCGGCCTCGCGGCGCGCTTTCTGCTGCCGGACGGCACCGCTACCGACCTCGTCTCCGTCAACCTCCCGGTGTTCTTCGCGGCCACCCCCGAGCAGTTCGTGGAACTCCTCGACGCCCTCGAGAAGGACCCCGCCACCGGGGCCCCCGACCCGGCCAAAGTCCAGGCGTACGCCGCTGCGCACCCCACGGCCGCCCTCGGCCTGCGGGAGGCGGGCCGGATGCCGATACCGGTCAGCTACGGCACCGCCCTCTACTGGGCCATCCACACCTTCATCTGGGTCGACGCCCAGGGTGAGCGGCACCCGGTCCGCTACCGCTGGGAGCCCGACGCCGGGCTGCAGGAACTGACCGTGGAGAACGCGGCAGACGAAGACCCCGAGTATCTGGCCGAGGAACTGGTCCAGCGCCTCGCCGACGGCCCCGTCGGCTTCACACTCCACGTCCAGCTCGGCCAGGACGACGACCCCACCGACGACCCGACCAAACCGTGGCCGACCGACCGCCCCGAGATCATCGCGGGCCACCTGCGCGTCACCGCCCCGGTCGCGGATCAGGAGCACTGGGCGGCCCAGGTCTACGACCCCACCCGGATCACTCCCGGCATCGAGCTCTCCGACGACCCGGTCCTCGCCTTCCGCAGCCAGGCCTACGCCGTCTCCTACGAGCGCCGGGCGGGAGGCCGCTGA
- a CDS encoding helix-turn-helix transcriptional regulator: MTLEDLVRLRQARDRMDREYAEPLDVPALARTALMSPGHFQRSFREAYGETPYGYLMTRRVERAKTLLRRGDLSVTEVCMAVGCTSLGSFSSRFTELVGETPSAYRARSHEPSAVIAPCVARTYTRPRHGRRA, encoded by the coding sequence ATGACCCTCGAGGACCTGGTACGGCTGCGGCAGGCACGCGACCGGATGGACCGCGAGTACGCCGAACCACTCGACGTCCCCGCCCTCGCGCGCACCGCGCTGATGTCGCCGGGCCACTTCCAGCGCAGCTTCCGCGAGGCCTACGGCGAGACGCCCTACGGCTACCTGATGACCCGCCGCGTCGAGCGCGCCAAGACCCTGCTGCGCCGCGGCGACCTGTCCGTGACGGAGGTCTGCATGGCGGTCGGCTGCACCTCGCTCGGCTCCTTCAGCTCCCGCTTCACCGAGCTGGTCGGCGAGACCCCGAGCGCGTACCGGGCGCGGTCGCACGAGCCGAGCGCGGTGATCGCGCCGTGCGTGGCCCGCACGTACACCCGCCCCAGGCACGGCCGACGTGCCTAG
- the sodX gene encoding nickel-type superoxide dismutase maturation protease, translated as MPELSQETERGTAVTPFGLAEVTGPSMVPTLHHGDQLVVQYGARVRPGDVVVLRHPFQQDLLVVKRAVERRDGGWWVRGDNAYAGGDSTDYGAVPDELVLGKVRLRYRPLKPDQRSPLALVRWALSAARPVPAVRSASRRLRAR; from the coding sequence ATGCCGGAGCTGTCGCAGGAGACCGAGCGGGGGACGGCGGTCACGCCCTTCGGGCTGGCCGAGGTGACCGGGCCGTCCATGGTGCCCACGCTCCACCACGGGGACCAGTTGGTGGTGCAGTACGGGGCCAGGGTGCGACCCGGTGACGTCGTCGTGCTGCGGCATCCGTTCCAGCAGGACCTGCTGGTGGTCAAACGGGCCGTCGAGCGGCGGGACGGGGGGTGGTGGGTGCGCGGGGACAACGCGTACGCCGGAGGGGACAGCACCGACTACGGGGCCGTGCCCGACGAACTGGTCCTCGGCAAGGTGCGGCTGCGCTACCGCCCGCTGAAGCCGGATCAGCGCTCGCCGCTGGCGCTGGTGCGCTGGGCGCTGTCGGCGGCGAGGCCCGTGCCGGCCGTCCGGTCCGCCTCCAGGCGCTTGCGGGCGCGGTAG
- a CDS encoding inorganic phosphate transporter, whose product MAVVIVTALAFDFTNGFHDTANAMATSIATGALKPRTAVLISGALNIVGAFLSTEVAKTISGGIVDDTLVSPGMIFAGLVGAILWNLLTWLVGLPSSSSHALFGGLIGAVRVGAGSHGVHFDKVAEKVLIPAVASPLVAGVAAVSQSEQRTRFTIRQIDPVRQWKLSPMDLLELLHQVDNSASCRVAQKCRYELSGLLPAAPPAFPLGAAVQ is encoded by the coding sequence GTGGCGGTCGTCATCGTCACGGCCCTGGCCTTCGACTTCACCAACGGATTCCACGACACGGCGAATGCGATGGCCACCTCCATCGCCACCGGCGCGCTCAAGCCGAGAACAGCGGTGCTGATCAGCGGGGCCCTGAACATCGTCGGGGCGTTCCTGTCCACCGAGGTCGCGAAGACGATCTCCGGCGGCATCGTCGACGACACCCTCGTCAGTCCGGGGATGATCTTCGCGGGGCTGGTCGGGGCGATCCTCTGGAACCTGCTGACCTGGCTGGTCGGGCTGCCGTCCAGCTCGTCCCACGCCCTGTTCGGCGGGCTGATCGGCGCGGTGCGGGTCGGTGCGGGCTCGCACGGCGTGCACTTCGACAAGGTGGCCGAGAAGGTGCTGATCCCGGCCGTGGCCTCGCCGCTCGTGGCCGGTGTCGCCGCGGTGTCGCAGAGCGAGCAGCGCACCCGTTTCACGATCCGGCAGATCGACCCCGTACGGCAGTGGAAGCTCAGCCCGATGGACCTCCTTGAACTCCTGCACCAGGTGGACAACTCGGCATCCTGCCGCGTCGCGCAGAAATGCCGGTACGAGCTCAGCGGACTGCTGCCCGCCGCACCGCCCGCCTTCCCGCTCGGCGCCGCGGTCCAGTAG
- a CDS encoding family 2 encapsulin nanocompartment cargo protein polyprenyl transferase produces MGSQGNGGPGAADGHEAAVILERSRASVDPELRAAIDSLPGSMRRIALYHFGWEHADGTPAAGNAGKAIRPALVLAAAAALGGPAARAAAVRAAAAVELVHNFTLLHDDVMDRDTTRRHRPTAWTVFGDADAILAGDALQALALGLLAGDPHPASAAAAVRVAACVVELCAGQQADTAMEKRGPADITLDEVLVMAEAKTGALLGCACAVGALYAGAAEEDVEALDAFGREAGLAFQLIDDVIGIWGDPRHTGKPAGADLAVRKKSLPVVAALTSGTPAAGELAELYAAPYEPADLDRTTLAVERAGGRAWAQDQAADRMSRAMHELARAIPDPESAGDLLSLAEFVTRRSN; encoded by the coding sequence ATCGGGAGTCAGGGCAACGGCGGTCCGGGGGCGGCCGACGGGCACGAGGCGGCGGTGATCCTGGAGCGGTCGCGGGCGTCGGTCGACCCCGAACTGCGGGCGGCGATCGACTCGTTGCCCGGCTCGATGCGCCGGATCGCGCTCTACCACTTCGGCTGGGAGCACGCGGACGGCACCCCGGCGGCGGGCAACGCGGGCAAGGCGATCCGCCCGGCCCTGGTGCTCGCCGCGGCCGCCGCGCTCGGCGGCCCGGCGGCCCGCGCGGCGGCAGTCCGGGCGGCCGCCGCGGTCGAACTGGTCCACAACTTCACGCTGTTGCACGACGACGTGATGGACCGGGACACCACCCGCCGGCACCGTCCCACCGCCTGGACCGTGTTCGGCGACGCCGACGCGATCCTCGCCGGGGACGCCCTGCAGGCCCTCGCCCTCGGGCTGCTCGCCGGGGATCCGCACCCCGCGTCCGCGGCGGCCGCCGTCCGGGTCGCGGCCTGTGTGGTCGAACTGTGCGCCGGCCAGCAGGCGGACACGGCCATGGAGAAACGCGGCCCCGCCGACATCACCCTGGACGAGGTCCTCGTCATGGCCGAGGCCAAGACGGGCGCGCTGCTCGGCTGCGCCTGCGCCGTGGGCGCGCTGTACGCGGGGGCGGCCGAGGAGGACGTCGAGGCGCTGGACGCGTTCGGCCGGGAGGCCGGGCTCGCCTTCCAGCTCATCGACGACGTCATCGGCATATGGGGCGACCCGCGGCACACCGGCAAGCCGGCCGGCGCGGATCTCGCCGTACGCAAGAAGTCCCTGCCGGTGGTCGCCGCGCTGACCTCCGGCACCCCGGCGGCCGGCGAACTGGCCGAGCTGTACGCGGCGCCCTACGAACCGGCCGACCTGGACCGCACGACGCTGGCCGTCGAGCGGGCGGGCGGACGCGCGTGGGCGCAGGACCAGGCGGCCGACCGCATGTCCCGCGCGATGCACGAGCTGGCCCGCGCCATCCCGGACCCGGAATCGGCAGGCGACCTCCTCTCCCTGGCGGAATTCGTGACACGGCGCAGCAACTAG